In Labrus mixtus chromosome 11, fLabMix1.1, whole genome shotgun sequence, a single window of DNA contains:
- the nod1 gene encoding nucleotide-binding oligomerization domain-containing protein 1, producing the protein MSKKEEANVSCLDVLTYHRELLVSRLRSVQCILDNLSASGFVCEEDVEIVQRTATKTEQVRKILELVQCKGEEACEFFIYIIYKVCDAYIDLQPWLQDLNYHPSNTISLMTVVNTDPISRYCEKLRHEMSRDTSFIMSYGQKEETRLEDLYTDTMVELLNESNESLGFLESLDRLLDDQAVFSPQGETIYVRGDAGVGKSILLQKLQNLWSKKELHTDAIFFFKFRCRMFSSFKEAEQISLRDLLFKHNCYPDQDPDSEVFDYILRFPDKVIFTFDGYDEIQEDLDLINVPEVVSPEDKAHPLQLLVSLLCGKLLKGSQKVLTARTGIEIQSKVIRKKVTLRGFSPAHLKSYIDLHFKEQEIRELVKVQLDASPHLCGLCSTPLFCWIVFKSFRHLHSMHDRFQLPETSITLTDIFLMLCEVFLSRSSTAAPSLLKKSTRCASDTLKGGLGPLAAFAKLALQGMERGSFICSQEEISACGLAEEDLPLGFLRPVSECDAGESPAMFEFLHVTLQSFLAAFALLLDDQAAPSSILKFFTECSRKRDAACLPFGFCISGSPKPGEKKPFATNEHLQFTNLFLCGLLSKAHTGLMEHLVSPALLKKKQVLLKSYLSTSVKSHLSGLSPYNSNEGKKVHVLPNFLWILRCIFETGSKDIAQMTAKGITSNLIKLGYCNVFSGDCTAINFVLQHRKKLMGLDMDNNNISDYGVKQLTPSFSKMTVVRLCVNHLSDSSMEVLAEELCKHRVVEVLGLYNNHITDVGAKLVAQIIEECPKLRVLKIGKNRITAVGGRFLAGAIQKSTSIFDVGMWGNSIGDEGAEAFADALRHHPSLANLSLSANCITSAGGKSLAQALKENTVLRIFWLVQNEMTDDAAPHLAELVQANTGLSHLWLINNQFTVDGIRQLSEALTLNKALKEICVKGNQLSEDEEKLFVAEKRLLFH; encoded by the exons ATGAGTAAGAAAGAAGAAGCCAATGTGTCGTGCCTGGACGTCCTCACCTACCACAGAGAGCTGCTGGTCAGCCGGCTGAGGAGTGTCCAATGCATCCTGGACAACCTGTCAGCCTCGGGCTTCGTCTGTGAAGAAGATGTGGAGATCGTACAGCGCACTGCTACCAAGACGGAGCAG GTGCGCAAAATCTTGGAGCTGGTGCAATGCAAAGGAGAGGAGGCCTGTGAATTCTTTATTTACATCATTTATAAAGTATGTGATGCATACATAGACCTCCAGCCATGGCTGCAAGACCTCAACTACCACCCAAGCAATACCATTTCACTGATGACAGTGGTTAACACGGATCCCA TCAGCAGGTATTGTGAAAAGTTGAGGCACGAGATGAGCCGGGACACCAGCTTCATCATGTCGTATGGCCAGAAGGAGGAAACCCGTCTGGAGGACCTGTACACCGACACCATGGTTGAACTGTTGAACGAATCCAATGAAAGTCTGGGCTTCTTGGAGAGTCTGGACCGGCTCCTGGACGACCAGGCCGTCTTCAGTCCCCAAGGTGAAACCATCTACGTGAGGGGGGATGCTGGTGTGGGGAAGTCCATCCTCCTGCAGAAGCTCCAGAACCTCTGGTCCAAAAAGGAGCTGCACACGGACgccattttcttctttaagtTCCGCTGCAGGATGTTCAGCAGCTTCAAGGAGGCGGAACAGATCTCCCTCAGAGACCTGCTGTTCAAACACAACTGCTACCCGGACCAAGATCCAGATAGCGAGGTGTTCGATTACATCCTGCGCTTCCCCGATAAGGTCATCTTCACGTTCGACGGTTACGACGAGATCCAGGAGGATCTGGACCTGATCAACGTGCCTGAAGTGGTGTCACCGGAAGACAAGGCGCACCCGCTCCAACTGCTCGTCAGCCTGCTCTGCGGGAAGCTGCTCAAGGGTTCCCAGAAGGTGCTGACAGCCCGGACGGGGATTGAGATCCAGAGCAAGGTGATCAGGAAGAAGGTGACCCTGCGCGGGTTCTCCCCTGCTCACCTGAAGAGCTACATTGACCTGCACTTTAAAGAGCAGGAGATCCGAGAGCTGGTGAAGGTTCAGCTGGACGCAAGCCCACACCTCTGCGGCCTGTGCTCCACCCCGCTGTTCTGCTGGATCGTGTTCAAGAGCTTCAGGCACCTGCACAGCATGCACGACCGGTTTCAACTTCCTGAAACGAGCATCACGCTCACTGACATCTTCCTCATGCTGTGCGAGGTGTTCCTCAGCCGCTCGTCCACCGCTGCGCCGTCCCTGCTGAAGAAAAGCACCCGGTGTGCCTCGGACACTCTGAAAGGAGGGCTCGGGCCTCTTGCCGCGTTTGCTAAGCTGGCGCTTCAAGGTATGGAGAGAGGAAGCTTCATCTGCAGCCAGGAGGAGATCTCCGCGTGTGGCCTGGCGGAGGAGGACCTACCGCTGGGCTTCCTCAGACCCGTCAGTGAGTGCGACGCCGGCGAGAGCCCGGCCATGTTTGAGTTTCTCCACGTCACACTCCAGTCGTTCTTGGCGGCGTTTGCTCTGCTGTTGGACGACCAGGCCGCGCCGAGCTCCATCCTGAAGTTCTTCACAGAGTGCAGCAGGAAGAGAGACGCAGCGTGTCTGCCTTTTGGCTTCTGTATCAGCGGCTCGCCAAAGCCCGGCGAGAAGAAGCCGTTTGCAACCAATGAGCATCTACAGTTTACTAACCTGTTCTTGTGTGGACTGCTCTCAAAGGCTCACACGGGCCTGATGGAGCATCTGGTGTCTCCTGCGTTATTAAAGAAGAAACAAGTCTTACTCAAGTCCTACCTCTCCACCAGTGTGAAGTCCCACCTCAGCGGGCTTTCCCCCTACAACAGCAACGAGGGCAAGAAGGTCCATGTTTTACCGAACTTCCTGTGGATACTGAGGTGTATCTTTGAGACGGGAAGCAAAGACATCGCTCAGATGACGGCGAAGGGCATCACATCCAACCTCATCAAGCTGGGTTACTGTAACGTGTTCTCAGGCGACTGCACGGCCATCAACTTTGTGCTGCAGCACCGCAAGAAGCTCATGGGGCTGGAcatggacaacaacaacataagtGACTACGGGGTGAAGCAGCTGACGCCCTCCTTTTCTAAGATGACCGTAGTGAG GTTGTGTGTCAATCACCTGTCTGACAGCAGCATGGAGGTTCTTGCAGAGGAGCTGTGTAAGCACAGAGTTGTCGAGGTCTTGGG GCTTTACAACAATCACATCACTGATGTCGGAGCAAAGCTGGTTGCTCAGATAATCGAGGAGTGTCCAAAGCTGCGAGTACTCaa GATTGGTAAAAACAGGATTACTGCTGTCGGTGGGAGGTTTTTGGCCGGGGCGATACAGAAAAGCACTTCTATATTTGATGTGGG AATGTGGGGCAACAGCATCGGAGACGAGGGAGCAGAAGCCTTTGCAGACGCTTTGAGACACCACCCGAGCCTTGCCAACCTCAG CCTCTCGGCCAATTGCATCACATCTGCTGGAGGGAAGAGCCTGGCGCAAGCGCTGAAAGAGAACACGGTCCTCAGGATATTCTG GTTGGTGCAGAATGAGATGACTGATGATGCAGCACCACACTTGGCGGAGTTGGTCCAGGCAAACACGGGGTTAAGCCACCTCTG GTTAATCAACAACCAGTTCACTGTGGACGGGATCAGACAGCTCTCGGAGGCCCTGACTCTCAACAAAGCACTCAAAGAGATATG TGTGAAAGGAAACCAGCTCtctgaagatgaagagaaactgTTTGTGGCAGAGAAAAGGCTTCTCTTCCACTGA